From one Macadamia integrifolia cultivar HAES 741 unplaced genomic scaffold, SCU_Mint_v3 scaffold404, whole genome shotgun sequence genomic stretch:
- the LOC122068517 gene encoding putative disease resistance protein RGA3 translates to MVSRLKRADIVVSPTVQAIINKLDHPLLQRKFGSTWGVERELQVLYRTMERIKAILQVVENKQMKDELLKLCLEDLRSEAYYLDDVLDEFLIETRKLGDINQVPFSLSFALNKDDKLYRKQIGPFITEINEKLSIIEKRLEKHYFQGPCEEEQYKLLTRIQSFPLREGRRMVGSIVDERHVFGREEDEKNVKEMLLSDQYDDGRDGGVSVVAIVAMGGMGKTTLAQLLYNDPDITNHFEEKAWVCVSVPFDIERITKEILNYGADQKSFPQLQLAVQKKLKGKRILIVLDDVWTERSGDWDKLCVAFKGASRGSRVLVTSRSKKVSSIMNAANTYNLKALSKAVGWSLFKDCAFIDPNTNAYPNLEAIGNGIVNKCDGLPLAIKTLGGLLNGAVDEEAWLSILESEMWDIEEDDILPALSLSYYHLPPHLKQCFAYCSLFPKGYTFRKRTLVQLWVAEGFVQTKQVERKEDIGLQYFDDLLHRSFFQPIFDNFAMHDLMHDLACSVSTGMCFRLEQNRSYDISEKGHEHISLMANDDFDLGGMKTYKLKSLSPTFQFVGEEDVQGSHHLLDRKGFVQTKQVLERRENIGLQYYNYNYSLDRSLFKPCRRTCDRSYDIGEKVRHISLVNVDFDMVVRESYKFKSLSTFQYVGADVQGSHLFDGLFFEFKCLRVLVLVGHWMQSLPYSIGYLKHLSYLSICSITLKTLPESMCMLYNLQVLDIVGCKDLVELPKHITNLSNLQYLKMQHKWWEAKRRPKRLGKLTCLKRIPFFDVGKEADENIGELKELMNLERCLTIRSLQNAKDVKEGDAYLMNMEKIDQLQLKWDSLLIHDRIVALQPPKALNSLDMMHLPGFSYPTWMTTDLSAYDKLGRRVLKALQPPKGLKSLEIMGFPCFSYPTWMTTDLSGYNKLVSVTLKGQSYTLPSLGQLPSLEYLEIISGRMRKLSYQFFRGTGGMKGFQKLTSLKLYFMQVLEDFCDAEDGEFPSLEHLTVENCPILRRLPRLFPSKEQLELKLHYCNSLTSLYCGPNTSFKQVEVTHCNGIPSLPS, encoded by the coding sequence ATGGTTAGTAGACTCAAAAGGGCAGACATCGTTGTCTCCCCAACTGTGCAGGCGATTATCAATAAATTAGATCATCCTCTACTGCAACGTAAATTTGGATCAACATGGGGCGTTGAGAGAGAGTTGCAGGTTCTTTATCGCACCATGGAGAGAATCAAAGCAATTCTTCAGGTGGTAGAGAACAAGCAAATGAAGGATGAGCTTCTGAAACTCTGCCTTGAAGATCTTAGGAGTGAGGCTTACTACTTGGACGACGTGCTTGATGAGTTTCTCATAGAAACTCGCAAACTAGGAGACATCAATCAGGtacctttttctctctcctttgctTTGAATAAGGATGATAAGTTATATCGAAAACAGATTGGTCCTTTCATAACTGAAATTAATGAGAAACTATCTATCATTGAGAAGAGGCTTGAAAAACACTACTTCCAAGGACCCTGTGAAGAAGAGCAGTACAAATTACTAACTAGAATACAATCTTTTCCATTGAGAGAGGGGAGAAGAATGGTGGGTTCAATAGTTGATGAAAGGCATGTGTttggaagggaagaagatgagaagaatgtAAAAGAAATGTTGTTGTCTGATCAATATGATGATGGAAGGGATGGTGGTGTTTCTGTGGTTGCCATTGTTGCTATGGGGGGGATGGGCAAGACAACTCTTGCTCAGCTTCTCTACAATGATCCAGACATAACAAATCACTTTGAAGAAAAAGCATGGGTTTGTGTGTCTGTTCCGTTTGACATTGAAAGGATAACTAAGGAAATTCTAAATTATGGGGCTGATCAGAAATCCTTCCCTCAACTTCAACTTGCAGTTCAAAAGAAGCTGAAGGGGAAGAGGATTTTGATTGTTCTAGACGATGTATGGACTGAAAGGTCTGGTGATTGGGATAAGTTATGCGTTGCATTCAAAGGAGCAAGTAGAGGGAGTAGAGTTTTAGTGACCAGTCGCAGTAAGAAAGTTTCATCCATCATGAATGCAGCTAACACTTATAATTTGAAAGCTTTATCCAAGGCAGTTGGGTGGTCCTTGTTCAAAGATTGCGCTTTTATTGATCCAAATACAAATGCTTATCCCAACTTAGAAGCCATTGGAAATGGAATTGTAAACAAGTGTGATGGGTTACCTTTGGCAATAAAAACACTTGGTGGGCTTCTTAATGGTGCAGTAGATGAGGAAGCATGGCTATCTATTTTGGAAAGTGAGATGTGGGATATAGAAGAAGATGATATTCTGCCGGCTCTAAGTTTGAGTTATTATCATCTACCACCACATTTGAAACAGTGTTTTGCGTATTGTTCTTTATTTCCAAAGGGTTATACATTTAGAAAGAGAACTTTAGTTCAACTTTGGGTTGCTGAAGGATTTGTTCAAACTAAACAAGTGGAAAGGAAGGAAGACATTGGACTgcaatattttgatgatttgtTGCATAGGTCTTTCTTCCAGCCTATATTTGATAACTTTGCAATGCATGATCTCATGCATGATTTAGCATGCTCTGTTTCAACGGGAATGTGTTTTAGATTGGAGCAAAATAGATCATATGACATCAGTGAAAAGGGTCATGAGCATATTTCGTTAATGGCTAACGATGACTTCGATCTAGGGGGAATGAAGACCTACAAATTGAAGAGTTTATCTCCCACTTTCCAATTTGTAGGAGAAGAAGATGTGCAAGGAAGTCATCATCTCCTTGATAGGAAAGGATTTGTTCAAACTAAACAAGTACtggaaagaagggaaaacatTGGACTGcaatattataattataattattcgTTGGATCGGTCTTTATTCAAGCCTTGTCGTAGAACGTGTGATAGATCATATGACATTGGTGAAAAGGTTCGGCATATTTCATTGGTTAATGTTGACTTTGATATGGTAGTAAGGGAGTCCTACAAATTCAAGAGTTTGTCCACATTCCAATATGTAGGAGCAGATGTACAAGGAAGTCATCTCTTTGATGGCCTATTTTTCGAATTCAAATGCTTACGTGTTTTGGTTCTTGTTGGTCACTGGATGCAGTCATTGCCGTATTCCATTGGCTATCTGAAGCATCTATCATACTTGAGCATCTGTAGCATTACATTGAAAACATTACCTGAATCAATGTGTATGCTTTACAATTTGCAGGTATTGGATATAGTGGGTTGTAAAGATCTTGTTGAGTTACCTAAACACATCACCAACTTATCCAACCTTCAATATCTAAAGATGCAGCACAAGTGGTGGGAAGCTAAAAGAAGACCCAAGAGACTAGGGAAATTAACTTGCCTCAAAAGAATACCCTTTTTTGATGTGGGAAAAGAGGCAGATGAGAACATAGGAGAGTTAAAAGAATTGATGAATCTTGAAAGATGTCTTACCATTAGGAGTCTACAGAATGCAAAAGATGTTAAAGAAGGTGATGCCTATTTGATGAACATGGAGAAAATTGACCAGTTGCAATTAAAATGGGACTCCTTGCTCATACATGATAGAATTGTAGCCCTACAACCTCCCAAAGCTTTGAACTCTCTTGATATGATGCACTTGCCCGGTTTCAGTTATCCAACTTGGATGACCACAGATTTATCGGCATATGACAAGCTAGGTAGAAGGGTACTCAAGGCCTTACAACCTCCCAAAGGTTTGAAGTCGCTTGAAATCATGGGCTTCCCCTGTTTCAGCTATCCAACTTGGATGACCACAGATTTATCAGGGTACAACAAGCTAGTCTCTGTGACACTTAAAGGACAGAGCTATACCCTCCCATCTTTAGGACAGCTTCCTTCATTAGAGTACCTGGAAATCATATCAGGGAGAATGAGGAAATTGAGCTATCAATTCTTCAGGGGTACCGGTGGTATGaagggatttcaaaagttaacTTCATTGAAATTGTATTTTATGCAAGTTCTGGAAGATTTTTGTGATGCAGAGGATGGTGAATTTCCTTCCCTCGAACACCTTACAGTTGAAAATTGCCCCATTCTAAGGAGACTTCCCAGACTTTTCCCTAGTAAGGAACAGTTGGAACTCAAACTCCACTACTGTAACAGTTTGACATCCTTGTACTGTGGACCAAATACCTCTTTTAAACAGGTGGAGGTCACCCACTGTAATGGTATTCCATCATTGCCTAGTTGA